The DNA region TGCCCTCAACGAGGTTGCCCTGGGCGTCGCAGGGAATCTGGCCGGAGCAGTAGATGGTGGTAGGGGTCTTGATGGCCTGGGACTGTATATATTAAGTTAAGAGATGCTTTGACTATTTGAGCTCTCAAAGGTAGTCATACGTAAGGGCCAGCGACTATGGTCATGTCAGTCAAGGATCAAGGGAGATGGTAGCTAGTGAGCAGAAGAACGTACCCGGGGCGGCCTTGTCGGTGTAGACGGGAGTGGCAGACATGTTGTGGATGAGTCTTGGGAGTGTCCTTTTGGGAGAAACCTGAGAAAAGACAGAAAGGGATCTTCTGGCAGCAATTGCAAACATTGATTGAGACGGTGGGTTTTCTTGACAGTGGAATTGGCGATTGGCTTTTTGATGGACTCCTTCCCCGCGCTCCGTTCTTCGGACTACGGTAGTGAACCCCGCAGCCCGGGCCGCTGTTAAGCTCTGGCAGATGCGGATGTGGCCGTCCCAGGGTCTCATATCGTCAATATAGAGAATGCACTTTATCCTCGCACCTTGAATGGAGCCTACCTACGTACCCAGGGAAGTGGAACAGTCCAAATTACCCAGGCACTCAAAAGAGTATTTGTAGGTGGCGCCCACCAACCTCAGGTACTAAAAGATTCCTGTGCCTACCTTAAAAACCAACTCGGTGCCCCAGACATGATGAATACCTCGTGATGGACGCGGGTTTCAGATGCCTGGGGTTTCTCCAAGTCGTTCTTTCTTGGATATCTCTCGTCTCATCAGAAAAGACCAGATATGCAGATATGTGGCTGAGGTAGTGAATACTAGCTACGGAGTACTGTGTTTCTTGGGCACttttgatggtgttggtgacgtTTCCTGGTACCAGCTGCAGGCGCCGCTTGGCATCTCGAGCTCGGGCCTGGGTGCCGGGTTGCGCCAAGTGGCCAGAAAAAGTCACCCCCCTGCACCCAGAGAATGATGGCGGTGTCCTCAGCCCTGCcggagggagggaggcttTAAGGGGTTGTCAAGCAATTTGTTGCCATCTGCACCTTGTCTTCTCTTTGCGCAAGCAACCTTTTGCCATTGGCCCTTCGCATTTCAATCTTCTTCTACTCTCTTTAAAGTTCCCTTTGTTTttgtcttcgtcttcttcactTTAAACTGCCATTGGATTTGGCATTAGGGCACTTATACTCgcggtgttgctggtgaggtAAGTTTAGGTGGCTTCCTCCGTCTCCCGCCGTCTGGCATCCAATGTTTGGTAATCGCCGTCCGGCTTTCTCCATCCTGCAATTCCAGTGCTCTCAGATGCCAGCTATATATCTGCTTATCTTTGAAAGCCTGGGTGAGCTTAGGACTTAATTCTTGCCCTCACCGTCGCGACCATCAACGGCGCTCCAGGCAATCATTAGCTAACACTTTTCTTGTCTTCGCAGCCCGACCTTTGAAActgaccaccaccgtccATCATGGCTACAACAGCCCCCCAGGGCACCTTGCGCCAGCGTAGCGTAGCTGGTAGCAAGAAGAACAAAGATGGCGCCTCCTCCGATGTTGAGCTCGACAAGCTCGTCAAGGCCGCCAACCAGCGCCCAAAGGCTGTCTCGGAGAACGATCACAGgatcgccttcttcatcatcaccatcctggCCTTCATCACCAGATTCTGGGGCATTAGTCACCCCAACGAGGTTGTTTTTGACGAAGTACACTTCGGAAAGGTATGATGCCCTTTCCCTTGCGCCTTGGGCGACAGTCACGCTGACATCTGCCGCGGTTTATAGTTCGCCTCGTACTATCTCGAAAAGACCTACTTCTTCGACGTGCACCCTCCGTTCGGCAAGCTCCTCTTTGCCtttgttggttggctggttggcTTCGATGGCCACTTTCACTTCGAGAACATTGGCGACTCCTACATTGCGAACAAGGTTCCTTACGTGGCCTTCCGCTCCCTCCCTGCACTCCTTGGCGCCTTGACCGTCTCGGTGGTATACCTTATCATGTGGGAGTCTGGGTACAGCCTCCCCGCCTGCATTCTTGCCGCTGGCTTGGTTCTGCTCGACAACGCCCATATTGGCCAAACACGCCTGATTCTTCTCGATGCCACCCTCGTGTTTGCCATGGCCTGCAGCTTGCTCTGCTATATCAAGTTCTACAAGTTGCGCCATGAGCCCTTCTCAAGGAAGTGGTGGAAGTGGCTGATCCTCACTGGATTTGCCCTTTCCTGCGATATCTCGACCAAATACGTTGGTCTTTTCGCCTTCATTACCATTGGTTCTGCTGTTGTCATTGAGCTTTGGGACTTGCTGGATATTAAGAGGCCTGGTGGAGCTCTGACCTTGGCTCAGTTCGGCAAGCACTTTGCTGCTAGAGCTTTCGGCTTGATCTTCCTGCCCTTCCTCTTTTACCTCTTCTGGTTCCAGGTTCACTTCACCATTCTCACCCGCTCCGGCCCCGGTGATGATTTCATGACCCCCGAGTTCCAGGAGACCCTGAGCGACAACATCATGCTCAGCAACGCCATCACCATTGACTATTACGACACCATCTCGATCAAGCACAAGGAGACCAAGGCTTACCTTCACAGCCACCCGGAGCGTTATCCTCTGCGGTATGACGATGGTCGTGTTTCCAGCCAGGGTCAGCAGGTCACTGGTTACCCATTCAATGACACCAACAACTATTGGCAGATTCTCCCCGCTGGTGCCGATGACAAGCAGCTCAATCGTCACATCAAGAATCACGACCTCATCAGACTCCGTCACGTTGTTACCGACACCATTCTCTTGTCCCACGACGTT from Podospora pseudoanserina strain CBS 124.78 chromosome 1, whole genome shotgun sequence includes:
- the PMT4 gene encoding Dolichyl-phosphate-mannose--protein mannosyltransferase 4 (BUSCO:EOG09260J53; COG:O; EggNog:ENOG503NV01; CAZy:GT39), which produces MATTAPQGTLRQRSVAGSKKNKDGASSDVELDKLVKAANQRPKAVSENDHRIAFFIITILAFITRFWGISHPNEVVFDEVHFGKFASYYLEKTYFFDVHPPFGKLLFAFVGWLVGFDGHFHFENIGDSYIANKVPYVAFRSLPALLGALTVSVVYLIMWESGYSLPACILAAGLVLLDNAHIGQTRLILLDATLVFAMACSLLCYIKFYKLRHEPFSRKWWKWLILTGFALSCDISTKYVGLFAFITIGSAVVIELWDLLDIKRPGGALTLAQFGKHFAARAFGLIFLPFLFYLFWFQVHFTILTRSGPGDDFMTPEFQETLSDNIMLSNAITIDYYDTISIKHKETKAYLHSHPERYPLRYDDGRVSSQGQQVTGYPFNDTNNYWQILPAGADDKQLNRHIKNHDLIRLRHVVTDTILLSHDVASPYFPTNQEFTTVSLADAYGDRAADTLFEVRIEHGKPNQEWKTISGHFKLIHNPSKVAMWTHTKPLPEWAFKQQEINGNKQIAPSSNVWLVEDISSLPADHPRRAKVAKKVKTLPFLRKWFELQRSMFWHNNQLTASHPYASLPYSWPFLLRGVSFWTQNNTRQQIYFLGNPIGWWIASSVLAIYAGIILADQFSLRRGMDALDHRSRSRLYNSTGFFFLAWATHYFPFYVMGRQLFLHHYLPAHLASALVTGALVEFIFSQDAVEHEVAHQAAKAGKKSQTPKHHLTARERFAGQSLFGSWVATGVILTLVAAGWYFFLPLTYGYPGLTVEQVIRRKWLGYDLHFAK
- a CDS encoding hypothetical protein (COG:J; EggNog:ENOG503P43C); this translates as MRPWDGHIRICQSLTAARAAGFTTVVRRTERGEGVHQKANRQFHCQENPPSQSMFAIAARRSLSVFSQVSPKRTLPRLIHNMSATPVYTDKAAPVAGPYSQAIKTPTTIYCSGQIPCDAQGNLVEGTIQEKTGACIANIKAVLEEAGSSIGKVVKVNVFLTDMANFAVST